From a single Nostoc flagelliforme CCNUN1 genomic region:
- a CDS encoding plasmid mobilization protein: MPQSLRFTSLRSDGKAGLVGFHPPKNPPSNVPISSRIMVNRKQSKALVRKHIFPVRLSDIELDMIRIKSLDAGMSSSELMRRNALMRPLPKRLSKISLQTYWELGQIGNNLNQLVKATNTALLVGRTLPADPELLKELLELLHQCRRDIARDDIEDEDLEEEEEGGMTKYV, translated from the coding sequence ATGCCTCAAAGCTTACGCTTTACCTCGCTCCGCTCGGACGGCAAAGCTGGTTTAGTGGGGTTTCACCCCCCTAAAAACCCCCCTAGCAATGTCCCTATATCTTCTCGAATTATGGTGAATCGCAAGCAGTCAAAAGCTCTAGTCCGAAAGCATATTTTTCCAGTGAGATTGAGTGACATCGAACTGGATATGATTCGTATTAAATCACTTGACGCGGGGATGTCATCGAGTGAACTGATGAGACGTAATGCGTTGATGCGTCCATTGCCTAAACGACTAAGTAAAATTAGCTTGCAAACATATTGGGAATTAGGACAAATCGGGAACAACCTCAATCAGCTTGTAAAGGCAACTAACACAGCACTCTTAGTTGGGCGAACTTTACCTGCTGATCCAGAACTGTTAAAAGAACTTTTAGAACTGCTGCATCAGTGCAGACGGGACATTGCAAGAGATGACATTGAAGACGAAGATTTGGAAGAAGAGGAAGAGGGGGGTATGACGAAATACGTGTAA
- a CDS encoding PriCT-2 domain-containing protein produces MIYSNYELQKIQFKFAVNTTGTNKDWDFKKLAANFRDTEGTLADVQQHIKAGHAICAGLLDGKWRSKANVIGSHWLLLDIDNSDVARDAYGKPIKDEYGNSIKVYKHQLTIEEALAHPFIKKHCALIYTTASHKPEWHKFRLVFLLPEYVQGADTVEACTRFLMQQLPHDPACKDASRVFYGSTEAEFPLVNPEATLPAEWISEAIAIAQIERIEYQLRIQEIESRRKEWLSISLTEGWDIDQLIQNALSFIPPRTPGSGNYDECRQVLMALVNHYGATDAEIIAEQWSPSIKGDTWNIHAKIRSFRRGGITLGTLFHIAKQYGFRFPKRQYEPYQRDLGLISREQWELGRVREDLSSFQNLLRQAFAPFVTAAKGFSTHTSPQPEPASPQPAPEITTPKRQVIIYKRGNIPHRSDFTGDIYIECRPEEHIAAWVEAISKGWTQILDNSHPGLGKSHNAGQLTAVMFGIDKLIYQDANHRNPSTLPIETNFVDLPVRHNGLKIDTTRTTPTGANFLLQPKAGEIPDTVGNCSRTGLFGAFRDKNFGSKDFEESAISPICNGCVNQNQCRFAYGDGFGFRFLKRSAIQNYSEIRAHPDSTPVVLTNAAGQPFTVGRIWEEAGTLIKPVHSIDVELKDFDTTVGSLVAGGLPTEQWLKLHSFLPVLRSLLNGDIKPDSRYGFNDAELRVELGKFPQDLDIEAIRQILQPNFEFLAENDSIDIQADKQLRKSAAARFAAKRVAKDSARLAGKQFFDLPNYWFPDFLEAWKGEGSLACKWGILTIYRPNTKYAELAYSAQFNIYLDATIRPERLKLKLGYDDSMLVIQQSRPDYSNLRVVNVVGLGKLPKKRSSSLTYRVDALKETLLKISKKLGIIEWKQIASEAEDRIEYGHFVDGRGVNRFSDCDAIASFGIPYQNIGAVAAHLQVMTGKQVNVGNSEDILQKYLTELIRAEIIQEIGRLRAHRRPQEELTFYFCADYDLSFLLDELPGVKLEVVDACTLCTEAGSRDQQTGHAIVNAFTHLWQSHQKIGQTAIAKIIDTTQGWVSRFTQRWGGWQHFKKLLLLLLDSLNSGSNKNLADLTDDEKWLARTYFPMLIAESESSPEDALEHVAEVATIFTNTALRRVFNFCTPIVLADLLMIILRCLPTEVYSDFAPMQAVTNPTVT; encoded by the coding sequence GTGATTTATAGCAACTACGAACTGCAAAAAATTCAGTTTAAATTCGCTGTCAACACCACTGGCACAAACAAAGACTGGGACTTTAAGAAGCTGGCAGCCAACTTTCGAGATACAGAAGGCACTCTAGCCGATGTCCAGCAACACATTAAAGCAGGTCACGCCATCTGTGCTGGCTTGTTGGATGGGAAATGGCGCAGTAAGGCTAACGTCATCGGTTCTCACTGGCTACTACTTGACATTGATAATTCTGATGTCGCCCGTGATGCCTATGGTAAACCGATTAAGGACGAGTACGGTAATTCTATCAAAGTTTACAAGCACCAGTTAACCATTGAAGAAGCCCTAGCCCATCCCTTCATTAAAAAACACTGTGCTTTAATTTACACTACTGCCAGTCATAAACCAGAGTGGCATAAATTCCGGTTGGTTTTTCTTCTCCCCGAATATGTCCAAGGCGCTGATACTGTAGAAGCTTGTACACGCTTCCTCATGCAGCAGTTGCCCCATGACCCAGCTTGTAAAGATGCAAGTCGTGTTTTCTACGGCAGCACAGAAGCAGAATTCCCGCTAGTCAACCCTGAAGCCACTTTACCAGCAGAATGGATAAGTGAAGCGATTGCGATCGCGCAAATTGAGCGTATTGAGTATCAGCTAAGAATTCAAGAAATTGAGTCACGGCGTAAAGAGTGGCTTTCGATTTCCCTCACTGAAGGCTGGGACATTGACCAGCTAATCCAGAACGCGCTTTCATTCATCCCACCACGTACCCCAGGAAGCGGTAACTATGACGAATGCCGTCAGGTGTTGATGGCACTGGTTAACCATTATGGGGCAACAGATGCGGAAATTATAGCAGAACAGTGGTCGCCCAGTATCAAAGGCGATACTTGGAACATCCACGCCAAGATTCGCAGTTTTCGCCGTGGGGGAATTACTTTAGGAACACTGTTTCACATTGCCAAACAGTATGGCTTTCGGTTCCCTAAACGGCAGTATGAACCATATCAACGTGATCTTGGGCTGATTAGCCGTGAGCAATGGGAACTTGGGCGAGTTAGAGAGGATTTGAGCAGCTTCCAAAATTTATTAAGGCAAGCGTTCGCTCCATTCGTTACAGCTGCTAAGGGATTTTCAACACATACATCACCGCAGCCAGAACCCGCATCACCGCAGCCAGCGCCCGAAATTACCACCCCAAAACGTCAAGTAATCATCTACAAGCGGGGCAATATCCCACACCGAAGCGACTTTACAGGCGATATCTATATTGAGTGCCGACCAGAAGAACATATCGCCGCATGGGTCGAAGCGATATCTAAGGGCTGGACACAAATTTTAGATAATTCCCATCCAGGGCTAGGCAAGTCTCACAATGCTGGTCAACTGACGGCTGTTATGTTCGGTATCGATAAACTAATTTACCAGGATGCCAACCACAGAAACCCGTCAACATTGCCCATTGAGACTAACTTTGTTGACTTGCCTGTGCGGCACAACGGTTTAAAAATCGACACCACCCGCACTACCCCGACGGGTGCTAATTTCCTACTACAGCCAAAAGCAGGTGAAATTCCCGATACTGTTGGTAACTGTAGCCGCACTGGGTTATTTGGCGCATTCCGTGACAAAAACTTTGGTTCAAAAGATTTTGAAGAAAGTGCCATTAGCCCCATCTGCAACGGTTGTGTCAATCAGAATCAGTGCCGTTTTGCTTATGGTGATGGTTTCGGCTTCCGTTTCCTCAAGCGGAGTGCAATTCAAAATTACTCGGAAATTCGAGCGCATCCCGACTCTACCCCAGTTGTTTTAACTAACGCTGCTGGTCAACCTTTCACCGTGGGGCGGATATGGGAAGAAGCGGGTACACTCATTAAGCCTGTACACTCAATTGACGTAGAGTTAAAGGATTTTGATACTACCGTTGGTTCCTTAGTCGCTGGCGGTTTACCGACTGAGCAATGGTTAAAACTCCACTCTTTTTTACCAGTTTTGCGATCGCTCCTCAATGGAGATATTAAACCTGATTCTCGTTACGGCTTTAATGATGCTGAACTAAGAGTTGAGTTAGGCAAATTTCCGCAAGATTTAGATATTGAAGCAATTCGGCAGATATTACAGCCTAATTTCGAATTTCTGGCTGAAAATGACTCGATTGATATCCAAGCCGATAAACAACTGCGAAAAAGTGCTGCTGCCCGTTTTGCTGCCAAACGTGTGGCTAAGGACAGCGCAAGACTTGCGGGTAAACAGTTCTTTGATTTGCCCAATTACTGGTTTCCTGATTTTCTCGAAGCGTGGAAAGGTGAGGGTTCCCTAGCTTGTAAATGGGGTATATTGACCATTTACCGCCCTAACACTAAATATGCTGAATTAGCCTACTCCGCCCAATTCAATATTTACCTTGATGCCACTATTAGGCCGGAGCGGTTGAAATTGAAACTCGGTTACGATGACTCGATGCTAGTTATCCAGCAGTCACGCCCCGACTACAGCAACTTAAGGGTGGTCAACGTCGTGGGGCTGGGTAAGTTGCCGAAAAAACGCTCAAGTTCTTTAACCTACCGCGTTGATGCCCTCAAGGAAACTTTGCTCAAGATATCCAAGAAACTGGGCATTATCGAGTGGAAACAAATTGCATCAGAAGCAGAAGACCGCATTGAATACGGTCACTTTGTCGATGGTCGTGGTGTCAACCGCTTTAGTGACTGTGATGCGATAGCAAGTTTTGGCATCCCCTACCAAAACATTGGTGCTGTGGCTGCACATCTTCAGGTGATGACAGGTAAGCAAGTCAACGTGGGAAATTCAGAAGACATCCTTCAAAAGTATCTCACCGAATTGATCAGAGCCGAAATCATTCAGGAAATTGGTCGATTACGCGCTCATCGTCGCCCCCAGGAGGAGCTAACATTCTACTTCTGCGCTGACTATGACCTGAGTTTTCTCTTAGATGAACTGCCCGGAGTCAAGTTAGAGGTTGTCGATGCCTGTACTTTATGCACCGAAGCGGGTAGCCGAGATCAGCAAACCGGACACGCCATAGTCAACGCTTTCACCCACCTTTGGCAGTCACACCAGAAAATTGGCCAAACGGCGATCGCCAAAATCATAGACACTACCCAAGGATGGGTGAGCCGATTTACCCAACGCTGGGGGGGCTGGCAGCACTTTAAAAAATTATTACTCTTGCTATTAGATAGTCTTAATAGCGGTAGTAATAAAAATTTGGCTGACTTAACCGATGATGAAAAGTGGCTAGCGCGTACATACTTCCCGATGTTGATTGCTGAATCAGAATCATCACCAGAAGATGCCTTAGAACACGTCGCTGAAGTTGCCACAATCTTTACTAATACTGCACTGCGGCGAGTTTTTAACTTCTGCACGCCGATAGTTTTGGCTGACTTGCTGATGATTATCTTGCGTTGTTTACCTACTGAAGTTTACTCAGACTTTGCCCCAATGCAAGCCGTAACTAACCCGACAGTGACCTGA
- a CDS encoding ribbon-helix-helix domain-containing protein produces the protein MSKRFSVTLPDTVFDQLEALAENQGRTTANLAAYLIEVGVRNIKVEPLPTEREKNK, from the coding sequence ATGAGCAAGCGTTTTAGTGTAACGCTACCTGATACTGTATTTGATCAGCTTGAAGCACTAGCTGAGAACCAAGGGCGAACTACTGCCAATCTAGCGGCATACCTGATAGAAGTAGGAGTACGCAATATCAAGGTAGAACCGTTGCCAACTGAAAGAGAGAAGAACAAATGA
- a CDS encoding ParM/StbA family protein, whose translation MTAIYSNAKNWLVQAELLAQSGLTDLIAGKDSGAGYGKAIIGDFSIMMPAAYSLVRNRNIMHHETISKDGAWVRYVEGTRLDLKDVQFFWGSAALAQSDHTLLHEDKAKKAELALESILADLAVLNIPDGFKLSISLSNHNPERWGQEIKRRVEGTHTFEHLHPVTRSIVTKTVEIVVTGIYPEGFGSIAHCLFGEASLVLDPSELAIALDIGSSTWLVTVFNGSGAVIDRHLIEGGAGELHNMIAEALDKRNDRVSLLSKDVKHSPSLVNQGIIEGTFTYGGNHLTGKKFETEYSQCLDEWWSTRIEKFANFVTAGNYLDRAKYLVAWGGGVSLPVVDQNLAGLGFVILNNPQFINALGLKLLTQIARGA comes from the coding sequence ATGACAGCTATATATTCCAATGCCAAAAACTGGCTAGTTCAAGCGGAGTTGTTAGCCCAATCAGGGCTAACTGACCTTATCGCCGGAAAAGACTCAGGTGCAGGGTATGGCAAGGCAATCATCGGTGATTTTTCTATCATGATGCCTGCCGCATACTCACTTGTTCGCAACCGAAACATCATGCACCACGAAACCATCTCAAAAGATGGGGCATGGGTACGTTATGTAGAAGGAACGCGCCTGGACTTAAAAGATGTTCAATTCTTCTGGGGCAGTGCGGCTCTAGCTCAAAGTGACCACACCCTGCTACACGAGGATAAAGCGAAAAAGGCAGAACTGGCGTTAGAAAGCATCCTTGCAGACTTAGCAGTTCTGAATATTCCCGATGGGTTCAAGCTTTCGATTAGTTTGAGCAATCACAACCCAGAACGCTGGGGCCAAGAGATTAAACGCAGGGTTGAAGGGACTCACACTTTTGAGCATCTGCATCCTGTAACTCGTTCCATTGTCACCAAGACAGTTGAGATTGTTGTTACAGGCATTTACCCCGAAGGTTTTGGAAGCATTGCCCACTGCTTATTTGGTGAAGCGTCCCTAGTACTTGACCCCTCAGAATTAGCGATCGCACTCGATATCGGTTCATCAACGTGGCTTGTAACTGTCTTTAACGGCAGTGGTGCAGTGATTGACCGTCACTTGATTGAAGGTGGAGCAGGTGAACTGCACAACATGATTGCAGAAGCCCTCGACAAACGAAACGACCGAGTAAGTCTGCTGTCCAAGGATGTGAAGCACTCGCCCAGTTTGGTGAACCAAGGGATTATTGAAGGCACTTTCACTTATGGAGGCAACCACCTCACAGGTAAAAAGTTTGAAACCGAGTACAGCCAGTGCCTAGATGAGTGGTGGAGTACCAGGATTGAGAAATTCGCCAACTTTGTGACTGCTGGCAATTATCTAGATCGCGCTAAATACCTTGTCGCCTGGGGTGGGGGTGTTTCGCTGCCAGTGGTGGATCAAAACTTAGCCGGTTTAGGCTTTGTGATTTTGAACAATCCCCAATTTATCAATGCCTTGGGGTTGAAACTATTAACTCAAATTGCAAGAGGAGCTTAA
- a CDS encoding IS5 family transposase, whose product MSKSYSTNLTQEQWELIEPLIPAPLPGGRPRETNIWEVMNAIFYVLYEGCRWRALPGDFPNWQTVYTYFRNWRKDGTWVRMHDRLREWTRVASERSPSPSEAIVDSQSIKSAAMVSEAVGYDAGKKVKGRKRFVTVDTLGLVLRVLITAASVGEREGGKQVLKKVKQMEPSLLRLHTIWVDAGFDGNPFMQWVMDFCRWIIQVVIRPKESKKFVLLPKRWVVERTLGWLTWCRRLNKDYELLPETAETFIYIAMIRIMVRRLA is encoded by the coding sequence ATGAGTAAATCATACTCTACCAACCTTACCCAAGAGCAATGGGAACTTATTGAACCTTTGATTCCAGCACCATTACCTGGAGGTCGTCCAAGAGAAACGAATATTTGGGAGGTAATGAATGCCATTTTTTATGTTCTGTATGAGGGATGTCGGTGGCGAGCATTACCTGGTGACTTTCCAAACTGGCAAACCGTTTACACATACTTTCGTAACTGGCGCAAGGATGGAACGTGGGTAAGAATGCATGACAGATTACGGGAGTGGACTAGGGTTGCTTCGGAGCGATCGCCAAGCCCCTCTGAAGCTATTGTGGACAGCCAAAGTATCAAAAGTGCAGCAATGGTGAGTGAAGCAGTCGGTTATGATGCAGGTAAAAAGGTCAAGGGACGCAAACGGTTCGTAACAGTAGATACTTTAGGCTTAGTACTACGAGTATTAATTACTGCGGCTAGTGTCGGTGAGCGTGAAGGTGGTAAACAAGTACTCAAAAAGGTCAAACAAATGGAACCTTCTCTATTGCGACTACATACAATATGGGTAGATGCTGGTTTTGACGGTAACCCATTCATGCAGTGGGTAATGGATTTCTGCCGTTGGATTATACAGGTAGTTATACGACCAAAGGAAAGCAAGAAGTTTGTATTGTTACCCAAGCGCTGGGTAGTCGAGCGAACCTTGGGTTGGCTAACTTGGTGTCGAAGATTGAACAAAGACTACGAGCTATTACCTGAAACCGCAGAGACATTTATCTACATTGCTATGATTCGGATTATGGTGAGGCGATTGGCATAA